From the Primulina tabacum isolate GXHZ01 chromosome 15, ASM2559414v2, whole genome shotgun sequence genome, one window contains:
- the LOC142526635 gene encoding transcription factor bHLH123-like: MAEELFDHGGDCGGNWWNSSRNLFSSSPCSSATNETGSFGWRSSHELNMDVNTTRSSENSAGSVSDGSPTILRHVQKFQQQPTAGNWNQDFHHDTGRSEENYSQIVQASGALNSSMNYRHQTRGVDCNEIDNWNSKINFCGDFSVNAFKRDNQISFSLQQQSLASITECNETCQGLSTNFPLNSSSYGYTSSLLRTLFDTDSDNSHQALFDHQEMGYLSATNFSNELMSGFPKATPMEIKPSVAKQHPANRLQFSNNTLFWDATARPDFIPSTPSQYLTSGLNNLPTASDQKRRKEEPENVASVAKKSSSNEHALKHPRLETPSPLPTFKVRKEKLGDRITALQQLVSPFGKTDTASVLHEAIEYIKFLHDQVNVLSTPYLQNGSPPLQRQQDQEDLKKDLSSRGLSLVPISSTFPVAAENTSDFWTPSFGRSFR; encoded by the exons ATGGCAGAAGAATTATTTGATCACGGAGGAGATTGTGGCGGAAACTGGTGGAATTCGTCGAGAAATCTCTTCAGTTCCTCTCCTTGTTCATCCGCAACCAACGAAACAGGAAGCTTCGGGTGGCGGAGTAGCCATGAACTGAATATGGACGTGAACACAACAAGGTCAAGCGAGAACTCGGCCGGTTCAGTTTCCGATGGAAGTCCTACAATACTTCGTCATGTACAAAAATTTCAGCAGCAGCCCACTGCTGGTAATTGGAATCAGGATTTTCA CCATGATACTGGAAGATCAGAAGAAAATTATTCTCAAATCGTACAAGCATCTGGAGCCCTGAATTCAAGCATGAATTATCGGCACCAAACAAGGGGGGTCGACTGCAATGAAATCGACAACTGGAATTCCAAGATTAATTTCTGCGGAGATTTTTCTGTCAACGCATTCAAACGAGACAACCAGATCAGTTTTTCTTTACAGCAACAGTCATTAGCTTCCATTACCGAATGCAATGAAACTTGTCAAGGGCTATCGACCAATTTTCCACTGAATTCATCTTCATATGGCTACACTTCGTCCTTGTTGCGAACGTTGTTCGACACTGATTCTGATAATTCCCATCAAGCTTTGTTTGATCATCAAGAAATGGGTTATTTATCGGCCACAAATTTTTCAAATGAATTAATGTCTGGTTTTCCTAAAGCTACACCCATGGAAATTAAGCCCTCTGTAGCAAAGCAACATCCTGCTAATCGTTTGCAGTTCAGCAATAACACACTATTTTGGGACGCCACGGCTCGGCCAGATTTTATCCCATCAACACCTTCCCAGTACCTTACATCAGGTCTTAACAATTTGCCCACCGCAAGTGATCAAAAG CGTCGTAAGGAAGAACCCGAGAACGTTGCCTCAGTGGCAAAGAAATCAAGCAGCAACGAACATGCACTCAAGCATCCTCGATTAGAAACTCCATCACCATTACCAACCTTTAAG GTCCGAAAAGAGAAACTTGGGGATCGAATAACTGCCCTCCAACAGTTGGTTTCACCTTTCGGAAag ACTGATACTGCATCTGTTCTACATGAAGCAATTGAATATATCAAGTTTCTCCACGATCAAGTCAAT GTATTAAGTACTCCATATTTGCAAAATGGGTCTCCCCCATTGCAACGCCAACAG GACCAAGAAGACCTAAAAAAAGATTTAAGCAGCAGAGGTCTTTCCCTTGTGCCGATTTCAAGCACCTTCCCTGTTGCTGCTGAGAATACTTCAGATTTCTGGACTCCAAGTTTTGGAAGAAGCTTCAGGTAG